Proteins encoded by one window of Enterococcus faecalis:
- a CDS encoding tRNA1(Val) (adenine(37)-N6)-methyltransferase: protein MLLSGERIDQLYADDIQIIQSKEVFSFSIDAVLLANFPQLPKKGKIVDLCAGNGAVGLFVSRKTAAKIDQIELQPRLADMGQRSILLNKLEKQVTMYERDLKQATEVIKKDSVDLVLCNPPYFKERPTSQKNPNPHLAIARHEIHTSLQEVVTVSADLLKTNGRLAMVHRPDRFLDILHAMENANIAPKKARFVYPKPGKEANVLLIEGIKQGKKDGFRVLPPLFTYNEKNEYEAEMKAMLYGE, encoded by the coding sequence ATGTTATTATCCGGCGAACGGATTGATCAATTATATGCGGATGATATTCAAATTATTCAAAGCAAAGAAGTCTTTTCTTTTTCCATTGATGCAGTCTTATTGGCTAATTTTCCGCAACTACCAAAAAAAGGCAAGATTGTCGATTTGTGTGCTGGCAATGGCGCGGTCGGCCTCTTCGTTAGTCGGAAAACAGCTGCAAAGATCGACCAAATCGAATTACAACCTCGTTTGGCAGATATGGGTCAACGAAGTATTCTATTAAATAAATTGGAAAAACAAGTAACGATGTATGAACGTGATTTAAAACAAGCGACAGAGGTCATCAAAAAAGATTCTGTTGATTTAGTACTATGTAATCCCCCATACTTTAAAGAACGACCAACTAGCCAAAAAAATCCAAACCCGCATTTAGCGATTGCCCGTCATGAAATTCACACGTCTCTTCAAGAAGTGGTCACTGTGTCGGCGGATTTATTAAAAACAAATGGTCGCCTCGCAATGGTTCATCGTCCTGATCGTTTCCTGGATATTTTACATGCCATGGAAAACGCCAATATTGCGCCGAAAAAAGCTCGGTTTGTTTATCCGAAGCCAGGCAAAGAAGCCAATGTTTTACTAATTGAAGGCATTAAGCAAGGCAAAAAAGACGGTTTTCGTGTGTTACCACCTCTTTTTACATACAATGAGAAGAACGAATACGAAGCAGAAATGAAGGCTATGCTGTATGGAGAATAA
- a CDS encoding lysophospholipid acyltransferase family protein gives MFFTFMRGVVRVILFVINGNAHYENKEKLPKDQNYVLVAPHRTWWEPLYLAVAGSPKKFSFMAKKELFKNPVLRFILKHANAFPVDREKPGPSAIKTPVKILKNSDLSLIMFPSGTRHSSELKGGVALIAKMGRVPIVPSVYQGPLTLKELFKRKKVTVRFGEPIDISDIKKMDKDGLAEVERRMQEAFDQLDKEIDPTFKYESTEKE, from the coding sequence ATGTTTTTTACATTTATGCGTGGCGTGGTTCGCGTCATTTTATTTGTGATTAATGGAAATGCACATTATGAAAATAAAGAAAAATTACCAAAAGACCAAAACTATGTCTTAGTTGCGCCGCATCGAACATGGTGGGAACCGCTGTATTTAGCTGTTGCTGGCAGTCCTAAGAAGTTTAGTTTTATGGCAAAAAAAGAGTTGTTTAAAAATCCTGTTTTACGTTTCATTTTAAAACATGCGAATGCGTTTCCGGTGGATCGTGAGAAGCCCGGTCCCAGCGCGATTAAAACACCTGTCAAAATTTTAAAAAATTCTGATTTAAGTTTGATTATGTTCCCTAGTGGCACGCGTCATTCCTCAGAATTAAAAGGTGGGGTAGCCTTGATTGCTAAAATGGGGCGAGTACCTATCGTGCCATCTGTTTATCAAGGTCCGTTAACTTTAAAAGAGTTGTTTAAACGTAAAAAAGTAACGGTTCGTTTTGGGGAGCCAATCGATATTAGCGATATTAAAAAAATGGATAAAGACGGTTTAGCTGAAGTGGAACGTCGGATGCAAGAAGCATTTGATCAGTTAGATAAAGAAATTGATCCAACTTTTAAATATGAATCAACAGAAAAAGAATAA
- a CDS encoding toxic anion resistance protein, which produces MTEQQPKETTSATNTLDDLLSNPFSSMDELTPTQQNELSELKEQQSAPRLIDKLPQERQAQAKELASKIDVQDSQAVITYGSNAQIKLGEFSQAMLNHVQAQDIGPVGDSLTDLMFRLNEANPNELRAGEGNFIQKMLGKVKQSVYEITAKYQKIGAQIDKIAVKLTHEKDGLLKDNAMLDQLYQKNKDYFDALNIYIAAGELKAEELRTQIIPEAMKKAEESGDQMDVQIVNDYNQFLDRLEKRTHDLRLARQITIQQAPQIRLIQNTNQALAEKIQSSVNTAIPLWKNQVVIALTLLRQKDAVTAQRQVSETTNDLLKKNSEMLKISAIETAKENERGLVDIETLQKTQNDLIETIQETLRIQQEGKEKRQAAEIELGHMEEDLKNKLLELTQ; this is translated from the coding sequence ATGACTGAGCAACAACCCAAAGAAACAACATCTGCAACCAATACATTGGACGATTTATTAAGTAATCCATTTTCATCAATGGATGAACTAACACCAACGCAACAAAATGAACTATCTGAGTTAAAAGAACAGCAATCAGCTCCTCGTTTAATTGATAAATTACCACAAGAACGTCAAGCCCAAGCAAAAGAATTAGCTTCAAAAATTGATGTCCAAGATTCACAAGCAGTAATTACCTATGGTTCAAATGCCCAAATCAAACTTGGCGAATTTTCGCAAGCGATGTTAAACCACGTTCAAGCACAAGACATTGGTCCTGTTGGTGATTCACTGACCGATCTAATGTTTCGTTTAAATGAAGCCAATCCCAATGAATTACGTGCTGGCGAAGGCAACTTTATTCAAAAAATGTTAGGTAAAGTCAAACAATCCGTTTACGAAATTACCGCCAAATATCAAAAAATTGGTGCGCAAATTGACAAAATTGCTGTCAAATTAACCCATGAAAAAGATGGTCTTTTAAAAGATAATGCCATGTTAGATCAATTGTATCAAAAAAATAAAGATTATTTTGATGCCTTAAACATCTATATTGCCGCTGGGGAATTAAAAGCAGAAGAACTACGGACGCAAATTATTCCTGAAGCCATGAAAAAAGCGGAAGAATCTGGAGATCAAATGGATGTCCAAATTGTTAATGATTATAACCAATTCCTAGACCGTTTAGAAAAAAGAACCCATGATTTACGCTTGGCTCGTCAAATTACGATTCAACAAGCCCCACAAATTCGTTTAATTCAAAATACTAACCAAGCTTTGGCTGAGAAAATTCAATCATCGGTGAATACGGCGATTCCGTTATGGAAAAACCAAGTAGTCATCGCCTTGACCTTACTCCGTCAAAAAGATGCTGTGACTGCTCAACGTCAAGTCTCTGAAACCACCAATGACTTACTGAAGAAAAATTCAGAAATGCTAAAAATTTCTGCAATTGAAACAGCAAAAGAAAACGAACGTGGCCTAGTCGATATTGAAACATTACAAAAAACACAAAATGATTTAATTGAAACTATCCAAGAAACATTACGTATTCAACAAGAAGGAAAAGAAAAACGCCAAGCTGCCGAAATCGAACTTGGCCATATGGAAGAAGATTTGAAAAATAAATTATTAGAATTAACACAATAA
- a CDS encoding 5-bromo-4-chloroindolyl phosphate hydrolysis family protein, producing MNKLNTKLLIGYILLGALIIAVAREYGFFAFVILVGFLVFVLYRKKKNAADKSDQMPYLTKDKEAHYRELGLSPQEIDFFRSTMSTAKKQIIQLQENMNRSTKLRAIDLRNDTTKVSKALFKELVKEPKKLHLANHFLYTHLPNIVDLTSKHLEIEQHEVKNKQTYEKLEESAQIIDQLSKLVKNDYEEIVSDDLDDLDVEMSIAKSSLSQKAATEESPQVNEDQQ from the coding sequence ATGAACAAATTAAATACAAAATTACTGATTGGCTATATTCTTTTAGGAGCCTTAATCATTGCTGTCGCTAGAGAATATGGCTTCTTCGCTTTTGTGATTCTGGTAGGCTTTTTAGTATTCGTTCTCTATCGAAAAAAGAAAAATGCCGCCGACAAGAGCGATCAAATGCCTTACTTAACAAAAGATAAAGAAGCCCATTATCGTGAATTGGGGTTATCTCCACAAGAAATTGATTTTTTCAGAAGTACAATGAGCACAGCCAAAAAACAAATCATACAATTACAAGAAAACATGAATCGTTCAACTAAATTACGGGCGATTGACTTACGTAATGATACAACGAAGGTTTCTAAAGCTCTGTTTAAAGAGTTAGTGAAAGAACCTAAAAAGTTACACTTAGCCAATCACTTTCTCTATACACATTTACCAAATATCGTTGACTTAACAAGTAAGCATTTAGAAATCGAACAACATGAAGTAAAAAACAAACAAACGTATGAAAAATTAGAAGAAAGCGCACAAATCATTGACCAATTGTCAAAATTAGTTAAAAATGATTATGAGGAAATCGTTTCCGATGACTTAGACGATTTAGATGTCGAAATGTCGATCGCTAAAAGCAGCTTGTCGCAAAAAGCTGCAACTGAGGAATCACCTCAAGTAAACGAAGACCAGCAATAA
- the macP gene encoding cell wall synthase accessory phosphoprotein MacP, producing MSKGPLVTRTELRKRREAEEKEAERRQQEEQKLAEKAYKRKEKEISTFYRKEKKKQKPINKSRVGEYSKRRERSTWLNKAIIIVAILLAVVAYIVLNL from the coding sequence ATGAGCAAAGGTCCGTTAGTCACTCGGACAGAACTTCGCAAACGCAGAGAAGCAGAAGAAAAAGAAGCAGAACGTCGTCAGCAGGAAGAACAGAAGCTGGCGGAAAAAGCGTATAAGCGAAAAGAAAAAGAAATTTCGACGTTTTATCGTAAAGAAAAGAAAAAACAAAAACCGATCAACAAGTCACGAGTAGGAGAATACTCGAAGCGTCGAGAACGGAGTACTTGGTTAAACAAGGCAATTATTATTGTAGCGATTTTATTAGCCGTTGTGGCATATATCGTTTTGAATTTATAG
- a CDS encoding GIY-YIG nuclease family protein → MENKKSHYFYVLLCQDGSFYGGYTTEPERRLTEHNSGTGAKYTRLAKRRPVKMIHTEKFETRSAATKAEAAFKKLTRKQKEQYLKTFH, encoded by the coding sequence ATGGAGAATAAGAAATCCCATTATTTTTATGTTTTACTTTGCCAAGATGGTTCCTTTTACGGTGGCTATACAACTGAGCCAGAACGTCGATTAACCGAACATAATAGCGGAACTGGTGCAAAATATACACGATTAGCCAAACGACGGCCAGTCAAAATGATTCATACAGAGAAATTTGAAACACGTAGCGCGGCCACTAAAGCCGAAGCCGCCTTTAAAAAATTAACGCGCAAACAAAAAGAGCAGTATTTAAAAACCTTTCATTAA
- a CDS encoding exonuclease SbcCD subunit D, whose translation MMLPVFFLVLRKKFVKNLILLSDFLKKYQKFVIIIRRTFLGGEKMKFLHTADWHIGKKLHGFDLLAEQREAFKQILAIAKEEQVDAVVIAGDLYDRSVPAVEAVEIFNEMMIQMNLKEHFPVLAISGNHDSSTRLETGGPWFNQTQFHLNTRLEQAFQPIEIDNTQFYLLPYFEPIAARLYFEDETIRTIQAAMEKVVAKMQESFLPNKKQVLVSHFFVAGSEKTDSETKLTVGGLDVVPTALLEPFDYVALGHLHGKNALQAPNARYSGSPVKFSLSEMTQEKGVWLVETEAEVHFQFRALKPLRDIQQLTGSFQQLTDPAFYQEVNRENYLHVQLTDRAIIPNMMNQLRKIYPKIIGLERLNGRETSNGNQKKVVQIEQRSPEEHLHDFFNDVTGEALTEQQAQWVQEELSTLNQLERGK comes from the coding sequence ATGATGCTCCCTGTCTTTTTTCTTGTGTTAAGAAAAAAGTTTGTTAAAAATCTAATTCTTCTGTCCGATTTTCTTAAAAAATACCAGAAATTTGTTATAATAATAAGAAGGACTTTTTTAGGCGGTGAAAAAATGAAATTTTTACATACAGCAGATTGGCATATTGGCAAAAAATTACATGGTTTTGATTTATTGGCAGAACAAAGGGAAGCCTTTAAACAAATCTTAGCAATTGCGAAAGAAGAGCAAGTGGATGCTGTTGTGATCGCTGGAGATTTGTATGATCGCTCTGTTCCAGCGGTTGAAGCAGTCGAGATTTTTAATGAAATGATGATTCAAATGAATCTCAAAGAGCATTTCCCCGTGTTAGCTATTTCGGGAAACCATGATAGCAGCACTCGTTTAGAAACAGGAGGCCCTTGGTTTAACCAAACGCAATTTCATTTGAATACGCGTTTAGAACAAGCCTTTCAACCAATTGAAATCGACAATACCCAATTTTATTTGTTGCCTTATTTTGAACCGATTGCGGCTCGCTTATATTTTGAAGATGAAACGATTCGAACGATTCAGGCGGCGATGGAAAAAGTTGTCGCGAAAATGCAGGAATCTTTTCTTCCCAACAAAAAACAGGTGTTAGTTAGTCATTTTTTTGTCGCTGGCAGTGAAAAAACTGATTCTGAAACAAAATTAACAGTGGGTGGTTTGGATGTTGTACCGACGGCTTTGTTAGAGCCTTTTGATTACGTCGCGTTGGGCCACTTACATGGAAAAAATGCGTTGCAGGCACCTAATGCTCGATACAGTGGCTCGCCTGTAAAATTTTCTTTATCAGAAATGACACAAGAAAAGGGTGTTTGGCTTGTTGAAACAGAAGCTGAAGTTCATTTTCAATTCCGTGCTTTGAAACCATTGCGAGACATTCAACAATTGACGGGCTCGTTTCAGCAGTTAACGGATCCCGCTTTTTATCAAGAAGTGAATCGGGAAAATTATTTACATGTCCAATTAACTGACCGAGCGATCATTCCCAACATGATGAATCAATTGCGAAAAATTTACCCCAAAATTATTGGGTTGGAACGTTTGAATGGTCGAGAAACAAGCAACGGAAATCAGAAAAAAGTGGTACAAATAGAACAACGTTCACCAGAAGAACATCTGCATGACTTTTTTAACGATGTGACAGGAGAGGCCTTGACAGAACAACAAGCACAATGGGTCCAAGAAGAACTGAGTACACTTAATCAATTAGAAAGAGGGAAGTAA
- a CDS encoding NUDIX hydrolase, whose product MLNYEDFEEKTLQRREIFKGKIIDVFLDDVALPTGGTAKRELVFHSGAVAMIPLTAEGKIVLVKQFRKPLEQVILEIPAGKIDPGEENQLETTAMRELEEETGYRAGQLTYINSMYLSPGFANEKLALYLATDLQKVENPRPQDEDEILELYELTIAEAKAEVAKGTICDAKTLFAIQYWELYLLQRQFKEDTQ is encoded by the coding sequence ATGTTAAATTATGAGGACTTCGAAGAAAAAACACTTCAACGTCGAGAAATTTTTAAAGGAAAGATTATTGATGTTTTTTTGGATGACGTGGCTTTACCGACAGGCGGCACTGCTAAACGCGAATTGGTTTTTCATTCAGGCGCAGTAGCTATGATTCCGTTAACCGCAGAAGGAAAAATCGTCTTAGTTAAACAATTTAGAAAACCCTTGGAACAAGTGATTTTAGAAATTCCAGCGGGAAAAATTGATCCTGGAGAAGAAAATCAACTGGAAACGACGGCTATGCGGGAATTGGAAGAAGAAACTGGGTATCGTGCGGGTCAGCTCACCTACATAAATTCAATGTATCTGTCACCAGGATTTGCTAATGAAAAATTGGCTCTCTATTTGGCAACGGATTTGCAGAAAGTCGAAAATCCGCGTCCTCAAGATGAAGATGAAATCTTGGAACTTTACGAGCTAACAATAGCTGAAGCCAAAGCAGAAGTGGCAAAGGGCACGATTTGTGATGCCAAAACACTTTTTGCTATACAATACTGGGAATTGTATTTACTGCAGAGACAGTTTAAGGAGGACACGCAATGA
- a CDS encoding 5'-methylthioadenosine/adenosylhomocysteine nucleosidase — MKIGIIGAMDQEVKILKEKLTDTMSWERAGALFVSGSLGRHEVIVVRSGIGKVASAVTTTLLIHQYGVNMVINTGSAGGIGEGLKVGDLVIADKLAYFDVDVTGFGYAYGQLPGGVPLYFETSEYLRMEIAKAAEKTGLAIRKGLIVTGDTFVDSAEKIAKIKKEFPEALACEMEGAAIGQAASQFNIPFLVVRAMSDTADGEATQSFDEFIDEAGKKSAEMVIHFVENLV, encoded by the coding sequence ATGAAAATTGGAATTATTGGAGCAATGGATCAAGAGGTCAAAATTCTAAAAGAAAAATTGACAGACACGATGTCATGGGAACGAGCAGGCGCTTTATTTGTTTCTGGTTCGTTAGGAAGACATGAGGTGATTGTGGTTCGTTCAGGAATTGGTAAAGTGGCCTCAGCTGTGACCACGACTTTATTGATTCATCAATATGGCGTAAATATGGTGATTAATACAGGTTCTGCTGGTGGTATCGGTGAAGGACTAAAAGTCGGCGATTTAGTCATTGCAGATAAATTAGCTTACTTTGATGTTGATGTCACTGGTTTTGGTTATGCCTATGGACAATTGCCTGGTGGTGTGCCTTTGTATTTTGAAACAAGTGAATACTTGCGGATGGAAATTGCGAAAGCTGCTGAAAAAACTGGTTTAGCTATTCGTAAAGGATTGATTGTTACTGGAGATACTTTTGTGGATAGCGCTGAGAAAATCGCCAAAATTAAGAAAGAGTTTCCTGAAGCCTTAGCTTGTGAAATGGAAGGCGCAGCAATTGGCCAAGCGGCTTCACAGTTCAATATTCCATTCTTAGTTGTACGGGCAATGAGTGATACAGCAGATGGCGAAGCAACTCAAAGCTTTGACGAATTCATCGATGAAGCTGGGAAAAAATCAGCCGAAATGGTTATTCATTTTGTCGAGAACTTAGTTTAA